A section of the Chloroflexota bacterium genome encodes:
- a CDS encoding acetoacetate--CoA ligase, with protein MVQDRAEVLWQPSPAQVAASNLERFRIRACVSTGRDLSGHRQLHDWSVNRRDEFWGQLAEFAGVDFSTPPARIKGPDQMPGTEWFQGARLNLAQNLLSRRDEKIAIIYRDESGQQRSLSYRQLELDVAAAAAAMRRRGIGPGDRVAGYMTNSPETVIAALAAISIGAVWTACSPDFGSDGAVARLGQVRPRLVFASDCYSYGGRQFDCRGAAAALAGIDSVDEVIQVPYQPESDSSGGDGDWQGFLAEGAGAAPMYAQLPFDHPCYILYSSGTTGAPKGIVHGAGGTLLQHRKEHLLHCDLRASDVVFYGTTCSWMMWHWLVSALAEGSTLVLYEGSFGHPDMWAMWELAADLGVTVFGTSAAFIEACRSRGVAPRRRYGLGGVRAVLSTGSPLSPDGFRWVYENVGSDLLMGSISGGTDIISCFVLSNPTRPVRAGQIQGPGLGMDVAAFDEQGREVVGQRGELVCRRPFPSMPVAFWDDPDGSRYRAAYFDHFDGVWRHGDFIQFGSDGSCVIYGRSDATLNPQGVRIGTAEIYRPLEEIEWIDEAIAAAYVDGGVERIGLFLVCRTEPDDDWRARVRNAIVDAASPRHAPSLIRRVSGIPVTRNGKKAELTVRDVLAGRRPGNVAALANPECLADFEQIAREIANA; from the coding sequence ATGGTCCAGGATCGAGCCGAGGTGCTCTGGCAGCCATCGCCCGCCCAGGTCGCCGCATCCAACCTTGAGCGGTTCCGAATCCGGGCCTGCGTGAGCACCGGTCGTGATCTCTCCGGTCACCGTCAACTGCATGATTGGTCGGTCAACCGACGGGACGAATTCTGGGGTCAACTGGCCGAGTTCGCCGGCGTTGATTTTTCCACGCCGCCGGCCAGGATCAAGGGTCCAGATCAGATGCCAGGCACCGAATGGTTCCAGGGCGCCCGCCTGAACCTGGCTCAAAACCTCCTGTCACGCCGTGACGAAAAGATTGCGATCATCTACCGCGACGAGTCCGGGCAGCAGCGGAGCCTCAGTTACCGGCAGCTGGAATTAGACGTTGCGGCCGCGGCGGCGGCGATGCGCCGCCGCGGGATCGGTCCCGGCGACCGTGTGGCCGGTTACATGACCAACAGTCCGGAAACCGTCATCGCCGCCCTGGCGGCGATATCAATCGGAGCGGTGTGGACGGCCTGCTCACCCGATTTCGGTTCGGATGGCGCGGTCGCACGATTGGGCCAGGTCCGGCCCCGCCTGGTGTTCGCCTCGGACTGTTACTCCTACGGCGGGCGCCAGTTTGACTGCCGCGGGGCGGCCGCGGCGTTGGCCGGAATCGATTCCGTGGATGAAGTCATCCAGGTCCCCTACCAACCGGAATCCGATTCGAGCGGCGGGGACGGCGACTGGCAGGGTTTTCTTGCCGAGGGAGCCGGGGCGGCGCCGATGTACGCGCAACTGCCGTTCGATCATCCCTGCTACATCCTTTATTCGTCGGGTACTACCGGTGCCCCCAAGGGAATCGTCCACGGTGCCGGCGGGACCCTGCTGCAGCACCGCAAGGAGCACCTGCTGCATTGCGACCTGCGGGCATCGGACGTGGTTTTCTACGGGACGACCTGCAGCTGGATGATGTGGCACTGGCTGGTGAGCGCGTTGGCCGAGGGTTCCACCCTGGTCCTCTACGAGGGAAGCTTCGGCCACCCCGACATGTGGGCCATGTGGGAGTTGGCGGCCGATCTCGGCGTGACCGTGTTTGGCACCAGCGCCGCATTCATCGAGGCCTGCCGCAGCCGTGGCGTCGCCCCGCGTCGGCGTTACGGTCTGGGCGGAGTACGCGCGGTTCTTTCGACCGGATCACCGCTCTCCCCGGACGGATTCCGCTGGGTTTACGAGAACGTAGGATCCGACCTCTTGATGGGCTCGATCTCCGGCGGAACCGACATAATCTCCTGCTTCGTGCTCTCGAATCCCACCCGTCCGGTGCGGGCCGGCCAGATCCAGGGTCCCGGGCTGGGGATGGACGTCGCGGCTTTCGACGAACAGGGCCGCGAGGTCGTGGGCCAGCGCGGCGAGCTCGTCTGCCGGCGGCCGTTTCCCTCGATGCCGGTGGCTTTCTGGGATGATCCCGACGGCAGCCGCTACCGGGCCGCCTACTTCGATCATTTCGACGGAGTCTGGCGGCACGGCGACTTCATCCAGTTCGGCTCCGACGGCAGCTGCGTCATCTACGGACGCTCGGACGCGACCCTCAATCCGCAGGGCGTGCGCATCGGAACGGCCGAGATCTACCGGCCGCTGGAGGAGATCGAGTGGATCGACGAAGCCATCGCGGCCGCGTACGTCGACGGCGGAGTGGAGAGAATCGGCCTCTTCCTGGTCTGCCGGACCGAGCCCGACGACGACTGGCGCGCGCGGGTTCGCAACGCGATCGTGGACGCGGCCAGCCCGCGCCACGCACCCTCGCTGATCCGGCGAGTCTCCGGCATTCCGGTCACCCGCAACGGCAAGAAAGCAGAGTTGACGGTGCGAGACGTTCTGGCGGGACGGCGGCCGGGCAACGTCGCGGCCCTGGCCAACCCGGAATGCCTGGCCGATTTCGAGCAAATAGCCCGGGAAATCGCAAATGCCTGA
- a CDS encoding thiolase family protein, with translation MPEAVLAAAARSPIGRLGGGLGKLSAGALGGALAVEFWRRFSIDPKDIDETILGCVLQGGQGMNVARQVAIGAGVPADRPALTVNQVCASGLTAIELAAVQVESGRARLVLAGGVDSMSTAPHLLRRLRRGRQYGPAEVEDLILVDGLTCALEHIHMGETAEEINFEYGLSRELQDAYALQSQQRYRAAAAKLAEEILPLRSADNPEAAGLEVDELPRDSDLQGLARLRPVFAPNGSVTAGNASGLADGAALVLVAERGFAHQLGLTTLARLQGFTTVGVDPRRMGIAPAPAIRKLLREHGQSLGEIDLLEINEAFAGQVLAVLADLGISQERVNVNGGAVALGHPLGATGARILISLVHELVRRGGGRGVAALCVGGGMGKAALVEVGAA, from the coding sequence ATGCCTGAGGCGGTCCTGGCCGCTGCCGCGCGCAGCCCCATCGGTCGATTGGGCGGGGGCCTGGGCAAGCTCTCGGCCGGCGCACTGGGCGGGGCCCTGGCGGTGGAGTTCTGGCGCAGATTCTCGATCGACCCCAAAGATATCGACGAAACGATCCTGGGCTGCGTTCTCCAGGGGGGACAGGGAATGAACGTGGCGCGTCAGGTTGCGATCGGCGCCGGGGTCCCTGCCGATCGCCCGGCGCTGACCGTGAACCAGGTCTGCGCCAGCGGATTGACCGCGATCGAACTGGCGGCCGTGCAGGTAGAGTCCGGGCGCGCCCGGCTGGTCCTGGCCGGCGGGGTGGATTCGATGTCGACCGCGCCGCACCTGTTGCGGCGCCTGCGCCGCGGTCGCCAATACGGGCCGGCCGAAGTCGAGGACCTGATCCTGGTCGACGGACTGACCTGCGCGCTTGAACACATTCACATGGGCGAGACCGCCGAGGAAATCAATTTCGAATACGGTCTGTCGCGGGAACTCCAGGACGCCTACGCGCTGCAGAGCCAACAGCGTTACCGGGCGGCGGCCGCCAAATTGGCCGAAGAAATCCTGCCGCTGCGCAGCGCCGACAACCCGGAGGCGGCTGGACTCGAGGTTGACGAACTGCCTCGCGACAGTGACCTCCAAGGACTGGCCCGGCTGCGTCCGGTATTTGCGCCTAATGGTTCAGTAACCGCCGGCAACGCATCGGGACTCGCCGACGGCGCAGCGCTTGTTTTGGTTGCCGAACGCGGATTTGCGCACCAGTTGGGCCTGACCACGCTGGCCCGCCTGCAGGGGTTTACGACCGTCGGAGTCGACCCGCGGCGGATGGGCATCGCCCCGGCCCCGGCGATTCGAAAACTCCTGCGAGAGCATGGCCAGTCGCTGGGCGAAATCGACCTGCTCGAAATCAACGAGGCTTTCGCCGGGCAGGTTCTGGCGGTGCTGGCAGATCTTGGGATCTCGCAGGAACGGGTCAATGTAAATGGGGGCGCGGTCGCCCTGGGCCACCCGCTGGGAGCCACCGGCGCCCGGATCCTGATCAGTCTGGTCCACGAACTGGTGCGGCGCGGCGGCGGCCGCGGGGTGGCGGCCCTCTGCGTCGGCGGCGGGATGGGCAAGGCGGCTCTGGTGGAGGTTGGCGCCGCCTAG
- a CDS encoding hydantoinase/oxoprolinase family protein, whose amino-acid sequence MTEPGPSDPADSPDPDTLSGGTLVGVDIGGTFTDVLTFDERQRRLRVAKVPTTADQSRGLIAALHSLAVPWAEIALVTHGTTVATNAILERKGSRCGLIATRGFRDILELRRRDRPHLYGLTGSFEPLIPRDLRLEVTERIGFDGAVVDRLSEDDVVAAGEWLVEQGVEAVVVAFLNSYVNPAHELEAKSILEDRWPKLHVSASAEVLPVLREFERTSTAVVNAYVQPTISRYLAGLQTRLRRRGAPGELFIVQSNGGMISASAAKKFPVQTVLSGPAAGVIAAASLAKQCGESNLISYDMGGTSLDVALVIDGNPQTKSGIELEFGIPIMASMVDIDSVAAGGGSIAAVDAGGILRVGPESAGADPGPVGYGRGGIRPTFTDAQLVLGRINPTYPIAASAGLELDVHRAETAIAEQIGEPLGLPAAAAAQAIVTVATNRIAGILRRATVDRGHDPRDFALFASGGAGPLLVSALLTELGAERALIPSAPGIVSAWGCAIADRRHDLVTMLNVRLEDLDLGEAARLLAGQEKRGREMLRQEPLPLTGVEVIREAEFAYQGQTHVVRARLPAGRLSRVGMAESFRRAYRRRYRQSEAYFEGLGRLLEEIPIRLLSLRTAVIGIRPGLSLSDYLEKPDTELKDAYKGTRPVYADGKIIDCPTYERAKLPWGARIEGPLIAEQPDATTWLEPGFEATVTEGGNLLVGKT is encoded by the coding sequence TTGACCGAACCCGGACCATCTGATCCAGCCGATTCCCCGGATCCCGACACGCTATCGGGCGGGACCCTGGTGGGAGTGGACATCGGGGGCACTTTTACCGACGTCTTGACATTCGACGAGCGCCAGCGCCGGCTGCGGGTCGCCAAGGTGCCGACCACCGCCGACCAGTCGCGCGGGCTGATTGCGGCCCTCCACTCGCTGGCGGTTCCCTGGGCCGAGATCGCACTGGTCACGCACGGAACCACCGTTGCCACCAACGCCATATTGGAGCGCAAGGGCAGCCGCTGCGGATTGATCGCCACCCGCGGGTTCCGGGACATCCTCGAATTGCGACGCCGCGATCGTCCGCATCTTTATGGCCTCACCGGCAGTTTCGAACCCTTGATCCCACGTGATCTGCGTCTTGAAGTGACCGAGCGAATCGGGTTCGACGGGGCGGTCGTCGACCGGCTCTCTGAGGACGATGTCGTCGCCGCGGGCGAATGGCTGGTGGAACAGGGCGTAGAGGCCGTCGTTGTCGCGTTCCTGAACTCGTACGTCAACCCGGCCCATGAACTCGAGGCCAAATCGATCTTGGAAGATCGCTGGCCGAAGCTGCACGTTTCCGCATCGGCCGAAGTCCTGCCGGTGCTGAGGGAGTTTGAGCGCACCAGCACCGCAGTCGTCAATGCCTACGTGCAGCCAACCATTTCACGCTACCTGGCTGGCTTGCAGACTCGCCTGCGCCGACGCGGCGCCCCCGGCGAGCTCTTCATCGTCCAATCCAACGGCGGCATGATATCTGCCAGCGCAGCGAAAAAATTTCCGGTCCAGACGGTCCTCTCGGGCCCGGCTGCCGGCGTGATCGCGGCCGCCAGCCTGGCCAAGCAGTGCGGCGAGTCGAATCTGATTTCCTACGACATGGGAGGCACCAGCCTGGACGTCGCGCTGGTGATTGACGGGAATCCGCAGACCAAGAGTGGAATCGAACTGGAATTCGGAATCCCGATCATGGCTTCCATGGTCGACATTGATTCGGTCGCGGCCGGCGGCGGCAGTATTGCCGCCGTCGACGCCGGCGGGATCCTGCGGGTGGGCCCCGAGAGCGCCGGTGCCGACCCCGGTCCAGTCGGGTACGGGCGGGGCGGAATACGGCCAACGTTCACCGACGCCCAACTCGTGCTCGGCAGGATCAATCCCACTTACCCGATAGCCGCCAGCGCGGGCCTTGAGCTGGACGTGCACCGGGCCGAGACGGCGATCGCCGAGCAAATCGGAGAACCCCTCGGACTGCCTGCGGCGGCCGCCGCGCAGGCGATAGTCACGGTGGCCACGAACCGGATCGCGGGAATCCTGCGGCGCGCAACGGTTGACCGCGGCCACGATCCGCGCGACTTTGCCCTGTTCGCGTCCGGCGGCGCCGGTCCGCTGCTGGTAAGCGCATTGCTTACCGAGCTTGGCGCCGAAAGGGCTCTGATTCCGAGCGCGCCCGGAATCGTCTCGGCCTGGGGATGCGCAATAGCCGACCGCCGCCATGATCTGGTGACAATGCTCAATGTCCGGCTGGAGGATCTGGACCTGGGCGAAGCCGCGAGACTTTTGGCTGGGCAAGAGAAGCGCGGCCGCGAAATGCTCCGCCAGGAACCATTGCCATTGACGGGGGTCGAGGTCATACGCGAAGCCGAGTTCGCATACCAGGGGCAGACCCACGTGGTGCGGGCACGGTTGCCGGCCGGCCGGTTAAGCCGGGTCGGCATGGCGGAGAGTTTTCGTCGCGCCTACCGGCGGCGCTACCGGCAATCGGAGGCCTACTTTGAAGGGTTGGGCCGACTGCTGGAGGAGATTCCAATCCGGCTGCTCAGCCTGCGCACGGCGGTAATAGGCATCCGTCCCGGCCTTTCGCTTAGCGATTACCTAGAAAAGCCGGATACCGAGCTGAAGGACGCCTACAAGGGAACGCGTCCGGTATACGCCGATGGAAAAATAATCGACTGCCCGACCTACGAGCGCGCCAAGCTTCCCTGGGGAGCGCGCATCGAAGGCCCGTTGATAGCCGAACAACCGGACGCTACCACCTGGCTCGAGCCAGGGTTTGAAGCCACCGTCACCGAGGGCGGGAACCTGCTGGTGGGGAAAACCTGA
- a CDS encoding sulfurtransferase yields MAEYANPSALVSADWVEQHGADSNVRLVEVDVDTTAYESGHITGAVGWNWQTQLSDNIRRDIVNQDDWEELLSASGIANDTRVVLYGDNNNWFAAFAYWQFRLYGHEDVHLLNGGRVKWELDGRALSTDPVSYPRSSYRARARDESLRAYQPQVLDALSRDVVLIDVRAPEEYRGEIMAPPGLPETAQRMGRIPGAANVPWATAVNSDGTFKSADELNEIYGSKGVSPGQETIAYCRIGERSSHTWFVLKELIGVSDVRNYDGSWTEWGSMIGTPVDVG; encoded by the coding sequence ATGGCCGAATACGCAAATCCATCCGCGCTGGTCTCCGCCGACTGGGTCGAACAGCATGGCGCCGACAGCAACGTGCGTCTCGTCGAAGTCGATGTTGACACGACCGCCTACGAGAGCGGCCACATCACGGGGGCGGTCGGCTGGAATTGGCAGACCCAGCTTTCCGACAACATCCGCCGCGACATCGTCAACCAGGACGACTGGGAGGAGCTGCTCTCGGCCTCCGGCATTGCCAACGACACCCGCGTGGTTCTGTACGGCGACAACAACAACTGGTTCGCGGCCTTCGCCTACTGGCAGTTCCGGCTTTACGGTCACGAAGACGTGCACCTGCTCAACGGCGGGCGGGTCAAGTGGGAGCTGGACGGGCGAGCGCTCAGCACCGACCCGGTCTCCTACCCCCGCAGCAGCTACCGCGCCCGCGCCCGCGACGAGTCGCTGCGCGCCTACCAGCCCCAGGTCTTGGACGCGCTCTCGCGCGACGTGGTCTTGATCGACGTGCGCGCGCCGGAGGAGTACCGGGGCGAGATCATGGCCCCGCCGGGTCTTCCGGAAACTGCTCAGCGAATGGGTCGCATCCCCGGAGCTGCCAACGTTCCGTGGGCGACGGCCGTCAACAGCGACGGCACTTTCAAGTCGGCCGATGAGCTCAACGAAATCTACGGCTCCAAGGGCGTGTCGCCGGGCCAGGAAACGATCGCCTACTGCCGGATCGGCGAGCGCTCCTCGCACACCTGGTTCGTCCTGAAGGAGCTGATCGGGGTCTCCGACGTTCGCAATTACGACGGGTCATGGACCGAGTGGGGCAGCATGATCGGCACGCCCGTCGACGTCGGCTAG
- a CDS encoding GPP34 family phosphoprotein, with protein sequence MLKFAEEIVLLLLHDDDGRFVNVPNWSIRYALAGAVLMDLAMENRIDTDLQNLSVIDSTPVGDSLLDPTLAAIAAGDEHEIRFWVDQVAAQADEIREEALSRLVSQGILEVEDDRILWVFRSRRYPSVDGTVEREVKLRILEVLFSDQIPAPRDVVIICLADACGILSELLSRRELDAAAPRIEQVRRLDLIGQTMTQAIRDIEISIAASMQHMQ encoded by the coding sequence ATGCTCAAATTCGCCGAGGAGATCGTCCTGCTGCTCCTGCACGATGACGACGGTCGGTTCGTTAACGTGCCCAACTGGTCGATTCGCTATGCGCTGGCCGGGGCGGTATTGATGGACCTGGCCATGGAGAACCGGATCGACACCGACCTGCAGAACCTTTCGGTCATCGATTCGACCCCGGTCGGCGACAGTCTGCTGGACCCGACCTTGGCGGCAATCGCCGCCGGCGATGAGCACGAAATCCGTTTCTGGGTCGACCAGGTTGCCGCCCAGGCCGATGAAATACGCGAGGAGGCGCTGAGCCGCCTGGTCAGCCAGGGAATCCTCGAGGTCGAGGACGACCGGATCCTCTGGGTGTTTCGTTCGCGCCGTTACCCGTCGGTTGACGGTACCGTCGAACGCGAGGTGAAACTCCGCATCCTGGAGGTGTTGTTCAGCGACCAGATTCCAGCCCCCCGCGACGTTGTGATCATCTGCCTGGCCGATGCATGCGGTATCTTGAGCGAACTGCTCTCCCGGCGTGAACTGGATGCGGCCGCGCCGCGCATCGAGCAGGTGCGTCGGCTGGATCTGATCGGACAGACCATGACCCAGGCGATTCGCGATATCGAAATCTCGATTGCGGCCTCGATGCAGCACATGCAGTAG
- a CDS encoding phytanoyl-CoA dioxygenase family protein, translated as MKTAEALSALGVASDTLSVEEKSQLDERGYLYLHNVLTADQLEAIRQRFDEIESSEGDEAGEEMARVKEAGIGRLANLVEKGVEFAPCYTHPRVLAAMAHIMGEEIHFDSLNGRNCPPGEGLQALHRDAMGSTDETGFRVCQSLWILDDFTPVNGATRIVPGTHRSNEDPREVMEDPKASHPDEELVLAPAGSVVIFNGHCWHGGTQNRSQGQRRVLHGCYVRRDQEQQQVQAEWLSPETIGRLSPAERHILHV; from the coding sequence ATGAAAACGGCCGAGGCCCTGAGCGCGCTGGGAGTTGCGTCGGACACCCTGAGCGTGGAGGAAAAATCCCAACTGGACGAACGCGGGTACTTGTACCTGCACAATGTGCTCACCGCGGACCAGCTTGAGGCGATTCGCCAGCGATTTGACGAGATCGAATCTAGCGAGGGCGATGAGGCTGGCGAGGAGATGGCTCGCGTCAAGGAAGCCGGCATCGGGCGGCTGGCCAACCTGGTGGAGAAGGGCGTGGAGTTCGCTCCCTGCTACACCCACCCCAGGGTGCTGGCGGCGATGGCCCACATCATGGGCGAAGAAATCCACTTCGATTCCCTGAACGGCCGGAACTGCCCGCCCGGCGAAGGCCTTCAGGCCCTCCACCGCGACGCCATGGGTTCGACCGACGAAACCGGTTTCCGGGTTTGCCAGAGCCTCTGGATCCTGGACGATTTCACGCCGGTTAACGGCGCCACTAGAATCGTGCCCGGGACTCATCGATCAAACGAGGATCCGCGCGAGGTCATGGAGGACCCCAAAGCTTCCCATCCGGACGAGGAATTGGTATTGGCGCCGGCCGGATCGGTGGTGATTTTTAACGGCCACTGCTGGCACGGCGGGACCCAGAACCGCAGCCAGGGCCAGCGCCGCGTGCTGCACGGCTGCTACGTGCGCCGCGACCAGGAGCAGCAGCAGGTCCAGGCCGAATGGCTCTCGCCCGAAACCATCGGCCGTTTATCGCCGGCGGAGCGCCACATCCTGCACGTATGA
- a CDS encoding FAD-binding oxidoreductase, which produces MSDRARVGIIGGGIVGSSIAFNLANAGISDVVVIDRGPLPGWGSTGRAAGGFRHQFPHPADIAFSRFAFERFRRFEADTGVDPNLRMHGYLFLAQSQARLDQLRGIHQVQRRAGLSEAVMLDRESVAELVPHVVVDDVLGASFCPLDGFLDPLYIMHGYARAARARGVRFRLGQEVERVVVTNGRVQKLQGPGLDLEVEWAVVAAGAWSGRLLRQLGVELHLAPVRRQIAGTHPLPQLPSDSPMTFDDDGFHFRKDHLGGGGANLIWEDPAEPESFNQEFDVAFGAVLRERLVSRLKDPGEPLLSPRRSWAGLYAVTPDHHPYIGPLRDPAGIVLAAGFSGHGVMHSPATGWSVAQMIANQETPDLAAPYSPYRFERGSQFPATGNIY; this is translated from the coding sequence GTGTCCGATCGGGCCCGCGTCGGAATCATCGGCGGCGGAATCGTCGGGTCCTCGATCGCCTTTAACCTGGCGAACGCGGGAATCAGCGATGTAGTCGTTATTGACCGCGGTCCGTTGCCGGGATGGGGGTCGACGGGGCGCGCCGCCGGCGGTTTCCGGCACCAGTTCCCCCACCCGGCCGACATCGCCTTTTCGCGTTTCGCGTTCGAGCGGTTCCGGCGGTTTGAAGCCGACACCGGCGTCGACCCCAACCTGAGGATGCACGGATACCTGTTCCTGGCGCAAAGCCAGGCCCGCCTCGACCAGTTGCGCGGAATCCACCAGGTTCAGCGCCGGGCGGGACTTTCGGAAGCGGTAATGCTTGATCGCGAGAGCGTGGCCGAACTCGTGCCTCACGTGGTGGTCGACGACGTGTTAGGGGCCTCGTTCTGTCCGCTGGACGGGTTCCTGGACCCGCTGTACATCATGCACGGCTACGCCCGCGCGGCCCGCGCCCGCGGAGTCCGCTTCCGACTCGGCCAGGAGGTCGAGCGGGTGGTTGTTACGAACGGCCGGGTGCAAAAGCTTCAGGGGCCGGGCCTAGACCTGGAAGTGGAATGGGCGGTGGTCGCCGCCGGCGCCTGGAGCGGACGCCTGCTCAGGCAACTGGGCGTTGAGTTGCATCTGGCTCCGGTGCGGCGCCAGATTGCCGGCACCCACCCCCTTCCGCAACTGCCGTCGGACTCGCCGATGACCTTCGATGACGACGGATTCCACTTCCGCAAGGACCACCTGGGCGGGGGCGGCGCCAACTTGATATGGGAAGACCCGGCAGAGCCGGAGAGCTTCAACCAGGAATTCGACGTAGCGTTCGGCGCCGTCCTCCGCGAACGCCTCGTGAGCCGCTTAAAAGACCCGGGCGAACCGCTCTTGTCGCCCCGCCGCAGCTGGGCGGGACTCTACGCGGTCACCCCCGACCACCACCCTTATATCGGGCCGCTGCGGGATCCGGCCGGAATCGTCCTGGCGGCCGGATTTTCGGGTCACGGCGTGATGCATTCACCGGCCACCGGTTGGAGCGTGGCGCAGATGATCGCCAACCAAGAAACCCCCGACCTGGCAGCACCCTATTCACCCTATAGATTCGAGCGGGGTTCTCAATTCCCGGCCACCGGCAACATCTACTGA
- a CDS encoding hydantoinase B/oxoprolinase family protein has product MTVDPITLAVLQGSLEQIADEMDTTLERMAFSPVISDGWDRASGIYHPDSGEIIVQGPRGLPNFIYVMEFTVRSVIEWVDEFAPGDVYIVNDPYLGGTHLMDVKMVKPVFYRDRLTAFVATSGHWPDIGGRVPGGFSTRATEVYQEGLRLPPVKLMDRGRLNRDVLEIILRNVRVASERQGDIIAKIAALDVGGDRLVELLDRYGRETLFAGIAELRNRSERLMRSHIETVPDGTYAFIDHLDSDGIVWQPLKIDLRMTVSGSAVHFDFSRSSPPCRGPLNSVLSTSISGAYIAVKHLFPDVPINAGCFVPFTFDLPESTFLNAQPPRPVAGCASEVCQRIIDVVLGAFSQAIPDRCYAAPMGTVTNVSVGGEDPEHGPYVFYSFIGGGYGGNYLTDGLNNGNPTIALARTQALEIFESRYPVIFRRYALREGSAGAGRLRGGLGVIFEFELLRGTAVGSMLGERGRFAPFGILGGGPGQRARHTFVLEGRDYRPTHITKDEDVAMRPGDRLRLETPGGGGYGDPLDRPAAKVAGDVRQGYLDPAAARRDYGVVVRPEDWSVDVEATELLRSTRGP; this is encoded by the coding sequence ATGACGGTCGATCCGATCACCCTGGCGGTCCTGCAGGGGAGCCTTGAGCAAATTGCCGACGAGATGGACACCACGCTCGAGCGCATGGCCTTCTCCCCGGTGATCTCGGACGGCTGGGATCGGGCCAGCGGAATCTACCACCCCGACAGCGGCGAGATCATAGTCCAGGGACCGCGCGGGCTGCCGAATTTCATCTACGTAATGGAATTCACCGTCCGCTCGGTAATTGAATGGGTCGATGAATTCGCTCCCGGGGACGTGTACATCGTCAACGATCCCTATCTGGGCGGCACCCATCTGATGGATGTGAAGATGGTCAAGCCGGTCTTCTACCGGGACCGGCTTACCGCGTTTGTTGCCACCAGCGGCCACTGGCCGGATATCGGTGGACGGGTCCCGGGCGGGTTCTCGACCAGGGCAACCGAGGTCTACCAGGAAGGGCTGCGCCTACCTCCGGTCAAGCTCATGGACCGGGGTCGGTTAAACCGCGACGTGCTCGAGATCATCTTGCGGAACGTGCGAGTTGCATCCGAGCGCCAGGGCGACATCATCGCCAAGATTGCCGCGCTCGATGTCGGCGGCGACCGCCTGGTCGAACTGCTGGACCGCTACGGTCGGGAAACCCTGTTTGCCGGCATCGCGGAGCTGCGGAATCGATCGGAGCGGCTGATGCGATCGCACATCGAGACGGTTCCCGACGGCACGTACGCGTTTATCGACCATCTGGACAGTGACGGAATCGTCTGGCAACCACTTAAGATCGATCTCCGAATGACCGTTTCCGGCAGTGCTGTTCATTTCGATTTCTCCCGGAGCAGCCCGCCGTGCAGGGGACCGCTCAACAGCGTATTGAGCACATCGATTTCCGGAGCCTACATCGCCGTCAAGCACCTGTTCCCGGATGTCCCGATAAATGCGGGTTGCTTTGTGCCGTTCACCTTCGACTTGCCGGAGTCGACCTTTCTCAATGCCCAGCCGCCGCGCCCGGTCGCCGGTTGTGCCTCCGAGGTGTGCCAGCGAATCATCGACGTCGTACTCGGCGCATTCAGCCAGGCGATTCCAGATCGTTGCTATGCGGCGCCCATGGGCACGGTCACCAACGTCTCGGTCGGCGGAGAGGACCCGGAGCACGGACCCTATGTTTTTTACTCGTTCATCGGCGGCGGATACGGGGGGAACTACCTCACCGACGGCCTCAACAACGGCAATCCGACGATCGCCTTGGCCCGGACCCAGGCGCTGGAAATCTTCGAATCCAGATACCCGGTCATTTTCCGGCGTTACGCGCTGCGCGAGGGATCGGCCGGAGCCGGCCGGCTTCGTGGTGGCTTGGGGGTCATATTCGAATTCGAGCTCCTGCGCGGGACGGCCGTCGGTTCGATGCTGGGGGAAAGGGGACGCTTCGCTCCGTTTGGAATCTTGGGCGGCGGACCCGGCCAGCGCGCCCGGCACACTTTCGTCCTGGAAGGCCGAGATTATCGGCCGACTCACATCACCAAGGATGAGGACGTAGCTATGCGGCCGGGCGATCGCCTCCGCCTGGAAACTCCGGGCGGCGGCGGTTATGGGGACCCCCTGGACCGACCGGCCGCAAAAGTTGCCGGGGATGTGCGGCAAGGGTACTTGGACCCGGCCGCCGCCCGGCGCGATTACGGGGTCGTCGTTCGGCCTGAGGATTGGTCGGTCGATGTCGAGGCTACAGAGCTCCTGCGGAGCACCCGAGGACCCTAA